In the genome of Fusarium poae strain DAOMC 252244 chromosome 1, whole genome shotgun sequence, the window CTTAGAGCCTTCGAAGGGTAATGAGGAGAAAGGTTGCCGCTGTCCTGATGTACTGGTGAAGGTCTGTCTTTGGGCTTGCTATTGCCTCGTGCTGTCGAGCTACCAAGGCAAGAGAAACAGCGTAAAAATGAACAAAGAAAGGCAggatataataagtataagaaTTACTACTCGTTCCGTTTCAGATCCATCATGCGGATAGTAGCTTGGACACGGGTAACGGAAGACGGGATATAGCTTCGAGACGTGCGTTGGCAAACAACAAACGAAGGACAGCATGTGCTTTTAAACACTCGGTGAGGACTCCAGAACCTACTCGAGTGTATAACATCGGAAAGTATATACTGGAAAGGTTGGAAGTGGCTGTACGCAAGAAAGCAATTCTGGGTCATCTGATCTATGACAATGTTCTGTACTTGAAATCACGGACATGGTAGGTTTATTTTTGCTTTAAGGCTTGCTTTTTGAAAGGCACATACAAACTTACTATCTACGGTTACTTGCAGCTGGTGTTTGTTTCTTTACGCCACCTACAAATTCAGGCATTTTGCCTATCTGAATCACGAAATCAAGATTTGAGCTCATTTTATTTGCTTATGTTTTATTTCAAAGTATTTAGCAAATAACCTGTGTTGTGGTATGATGACTATCATTTGCGCTCCCTTATCCTCTGACAGGGAGGTGAGCTGCTCGTGATCTACCTCCACTACCACGGGTTTCATCCATGTGCATGTTGCCTTCTGGCATGCAAATGATCATAGATCAAATATCGGAAAAGCAAAGGATTTGTCCGGTTTTCATCCGTCGGCTGCTTGCGCAGGGCGGTCCAGGTTTCTCTATCTCCAAAATCATAATTATGTATGCTGCGATGCCTTCTCTGGGGTTAATGACTTCAGTCGGTTCATAAGGAGGGCCTTTTGTGTTTCTTTAGTGCCCATATCTGAATTCGAATGATGAACGAAGTCAAGCGCTAGCCTGACTTCAGCCTCGGACTTAAGGCCGTCACTTCTAAAGCTGATTATTTGGTTAAGAGGGGGGTGATGACTTTGCGTGACAAGCACGCGTTGATGTGGCACAGGAGGTGCATTGTTGCCCTGATAAATGTGGTTACCCACTGTGTATCTCGCCAAATCGATCGAGCCTCCGGGAATCACTTGGCCACCTGCTTTTTGGTAGGGGTTTGGCGTGGGGATGGCAATGCCGGTTTCTTGGCCGCGGCCTTGCTGGTTGGTGTTTTGGGAACCGCCGTTTTCCCACGTTTGCCAGTacttttgctgttgctgtttgACTGTCGGTTTTTGACGGGGCTGGCTGCCGTTTTCGACTTGCTGCCTGTAGAGTTGCTGCCCTTTTTTGTCGCGGGCTTTGGGGTTTTGGAGTTCGAGGATAGCGTCCGCTTCGGCGCCTGTGTTGCATTTTTGTTAATTCTGTCTTTCGAGGTTGAGTTCTTGACTGGTGTTGTAGACGGAGTTGCCTGCTGAACAGAGGAACTCTTCTGGCGTTTACCTTTTGGCACTGATGGATCGTCCTCAGATTCGTCCCCAGAGTCACCTCCGGCAAAGTCGTCGGACGAATCTGCAGAGTCCGCTTCGGGGTCACCAGGCACGGGGTTATTTACGGCTTCGGTCTTGTAGTTGATAGCCTGTCCTATTGTTAGTTAATGATATCAAACAAATTGCCTTTTGATGACTTACTTGACGACGCCTTCCACCGCGACCGAGGACCTCCCGATTCGCTTCGGCCTGCCGCATTGCCTCTGCCTCTCGTTGAGCCAGAATACGATCCCATACGCTCGAGTTGATGGCCTCTGGTTCGGCCATCTCTTCTGTAGCAAGACCAGCCTCGAAGCCGGACTTGTCGTTGGACCATACCTTGGCATAAGAAAATGAGGTCCCGTCGTCGGCTTTGGTTTCGGGTTCGTCAGTTCGGTCTAGAAGTgcatcaacagcagcagagTCATAATGAATAGATTTCTTCTCATAATCATCATTGAAGAGCGCCTGAGCGCCGTGTTTCAGGATCGACTCGAGATCATCGCCAGCcagatcgtcgtcgtccatACTCTCAATCAGAGCATGATCCAaagccatcttcttcttacCAATCTGCATGATTCTTTCCTCCACTGAATCTGTTGTCATGAGCTGGAAGCATAgaacctttttcttctgtcCGATACGATGCGCACGGGACAAGGCCTGGATATCTTGGTGTGGGTTGAAGTCAGGATCAAGGATGATGACTGTGTCTGCAGTAGCAAGGTTAATACCGACACCACCGGCTCTTGTAGATAGCAGAAATGCAAAAATAGGTGAATCAGGGGCATTAAAGGCATCAATTCGTCGTTGCTTCTCCAGACTGCTGATACTGCCATCAAGACGACGGTAATCATAGCCCAGGCCGCCGAGGAAATCCTCAATAATATCTAGCTGCTGTAGGAACTGGCTGAAGATCAAAACACGGTGACCTCTTTCCTGAAGTTTCGGAAGCATGACTTGCAAGAGAAGGAGCTTGGCGGACGCTTCCACAAGATTTCGTTGGAGCACCGTGGGATCATGGTGACGCTCCTCAATAGCCTCGGAGTACATGAAAGGATGACAAAGACACTTTCTCAATTGCATCAAGATATTGTTAAGAGACCCACGCTCTTTTTTGTTCATCTTGCTGTTGGAGAACATGGCCTTGATCAGCTCTGGGTTCTTGGCCATGATGCTCTTGGAGAGCTTCTCCTGAATGACAGTCATTGTGACTGGCAAGATGATCTGAGTCATGGGTGGCAAGAACTTTAGCACGCCAGCTTTGGTTCGGCGCAGGAAATAAGGTCGAATCTTGTTGTGTAGTTTGGGAAGCGTCTCCTTGTCGAGTACTTCATACTCCTGATCAAGCTCCGCGGCATTTTGCTTGTCATCGATAAACTGTAGCAGATTGAACAGCTCTCGCTTATTGTTCTGCAATGGTGTTCCAGTGAGAAGGAGTCTGAAGGGGATGCGCATGGAGCGCAAAGCACCGTATAGAAGATTTTCGTCGTTCTTTAGGCGTTGGCCCTCATCAACCACAAGACCTGCCCAGTTGATAGACTTGAATAGGTTTTTGGTTGCGGGGTCTTGGGCCGAATCGTAGGACATGATCACGACATGAGCCTTCATATCTGTGGACCCGTTGGGAAATAGCTCATACTTGTAGGCCAATGCCTGTGGCTCTCGTCCACCATGATAGGCAACAACTCGAAGCTCTGGTACCCATTGCTTGAACTCTCGGCGCCAGTTGGGGCATGTGGCGTTAgggacgacgatgaggaaaGGCCAGCACTATCGTCATGTCAGTATATTAATCATCATGGCCCCCAGATGATCCGTAACTTACCTTTGGGCTGTCTTGGACAAGTGAAGTCACAAGACCTACCACTTGAACCGTCTTTCCAAGTCCCATTTCGTCGGCGAGAACAACGCTGCGCCCTGAGTGGTAGTTACCGAGCAGCCAATTGACTCCCTCAATCTGATAGCCCATGAGCTTTCCCCGAGTCAGACCAGCAGGCTGGGAGTTAATCTCCTCGAACGGTGCAGCCTTGTAAGTCTTGACTCGTTCTTTGATCTTGGGTTGACTTTCACTCTTGAAGTACTTGCCCTCGACATATTCGTAGTATGCTTCAGCAAAAGAAGCATATATTTCGCCGTCGTCTTCAGTTGGTGGTGAGTCCCACACAACATCATCGTAACCTAGACCCTGGAACTTGACAAAGATCTTTGTGACGTGTGCCAGATTGCTCATCTCCTGTTCTCTTGTTGACTTTCGTACAGATGAATCCGTTTTGACGTTGAATATAATGTCAGCCATAAGAAACTCGTCTGGAATGGCATCTTGCTCGTCTAGCTTCAGGAGGTCTTCGGTAGCGTCTCTCTTGCCGAATGATACGCGCATCGCAGAAGCTGCCACGCCATATACCCAAGCTCCAGGTTTCCAAACACAGTGAGCATACGATCGGCTATCCCATTTGATCAAGTACTCCTTGTCGTCCTCTCGAACCTCAGCACAAGTAGGTCGAGGAACCTGTTTCGCAAGATCCTTTCGTGTGGGTCGCCATGCGACAAGCCGATGTATCTTGTGGCGGGTAGTAGCGCATTCTTTACAATGCCAGTCAACCGAATGATCTTTGAGGCGCTCAGACTTGAGATCTGTCCCAACAGTACCGCTTCTAGCGCCAGGGAGATGCTCAACGTGCCATCCTCTGTGGCATGCAACACATCGAAAAAGGACGTTGCCAGCGTTGTTGATAAGCTCCGGGGAGACAGGAGTGATCGGGTCAACACCACCATTCTCCTCGCGAAGCTTTTCTTCCTGTCGGGATGTCTTCTTCTCGGAAAAGGAAGTGCAGCTGCCACCAGGAGCTTTACATACTTGGCACATGTCGTGCTTGGGAGCCTTGCCGTCCTTTTTACCGGGGACGCCAATGCAAAATCTGCATTGGAAGACAAAGCTATCCTCGTCAACCTTTGTCACCATATGTTCACGACCACTGCGGTAGCCGATGCAGGACTTGTGGTAGGACAGTGTGCAGCCTTGACAGTAGACTATTTGTCCCCGTTGGCGTGAGCCACCGCAGGTATGACAAGTGTCCATGTGCATCGTAGCGAACTCCGATTCTGTAGGCAGCGGTTGAAAGATTTCTCTCACGGAAATGATCTTTGGGGCGCCGGGAGTTCTGTCATCGGCAACATAGAAGGATTCGTCGTCCATCAAAGCGTCGTCTTGCATGTTCAAAGTATTCCGCGTCGCTCTAGAAGAACGCCGAGGAGCTTCGAATTCAATGTCAGAGTCATCAGACTTGTGGCGCGAGGGTCTCTGCGATAGAGCCTTCTGTCGCATACTCATTGTTTGCAGGCGTTTCATCCGTTGACGTGCCTTGCTCGGTCGCCCCTTTTTCGGATTAATGTCGGAGACAACAATCGGCATGAaatcatcatcctcttcctccgATGCAGGGGCAATGTCTCCATGCAGCTCATCCTGGTCTTGACTACCAAATCCGTTCTTAAAAGATGTGTTACTCGACTGTCTGGGCTGACGAACTCTGAGTGATCTAGTGGGCCGTGATGGCTCTGGTTGAAGATCATCGAGCTCATCCTCGTCAGACATCCTAGAAGGACTGCGAGAGAGCTGCTTTGTGGTTTCTCTCGAGCGAAGACGTGAGCTGCGCATGCGCTTTGTTTGAACGggttcttcatcttcttcatcgtcgatATCCATGTGATCTGAGATGATAGACTCGTGTTCAGAATCCCATTCGTCCTCGGGTTCATACTTTCGCTTCCGTGTGCTGGCCATGTTCTCGATATCTAGCGGCCCTAGGCCTTGGTTAAACCGGGCGAGGGCAGCTCTTCCGTTTTCGAGAGTGACAAGTTGTGTGAAAGATTTCTTGAAGGGAGGTCAGTGGTCTGTAGCTAATATCAAGTGCGTGTGTAAGGaatcaaaagaaaaggcGACATGTGCAGGAGAAGGCCGTGATATAAAGAGAAGCGGTGCGGGGCTGATAAATAGAGGAGTATATATTTGTGAGCTCTGCAGTGAATAAGGCAGGCTGTAGACAATAGCTGCGGTATTCAACCCTCCGCAACGAAACCTGACACTGCAAGACAATAGGAACCAGTGACTATTAGGTAAAATCACAATAGAGGCTCGAGAGAGCCGCCCATGAGCAAATAAAACTGCTCTATGAATAAAAGAATATCCACCTACCAGCTCTTTTCTTCCATCTGTGAACTCGACCCGATAATCGACAGTTTTCTTATCGTGAACTTCGCCCAAAATAGATTCAACAATTTCGCTGTGCACAAACGAGTATTGGGCGCGCTCTTCCCAAGAGATCTCTGGAACCACAACCTGGACTCGGTAGCTTGTTGTTACACGAGGTTTGGACATGGGTTTGGGATTGACATCGTCCACTATATCTCCTTCGATCCGAAGTATATCCTCCTCGTTTTCGTCTGGTTGATCCTCCTCTCGTGCATGGCTGCCTTGATTCGGTGACGGGTATTCCACTTCCAGATCCATGGCTGTGTCAACAGGAGGTTGTTGTTCTGATTCGAGCAGGTCTGCTCGTAATAACTCCAGAGATCGCTCAATAGCGTTTTCATCTTGGTCCATAAGGCCCTCGAGGGGATCGTGGTCCATGCTATCAATCTCCATCATATCGGTACTCGGTTCAGTCGTACATATGTTCGTAAAGGTAGCGTAGATATCGTCGTAGAGGGATGATTTGGCGGGGTTTGCTACACTCGTGAGTATACTGTAAAATACCACCAACAAAACTAGAGATACAAATTATTACAATCTTGAGTGAAGAAGAAAGTGGGCGGGTAGTTGATGCGACTAGAGCGCCATAGTGGGAGTTTTGTTGTTGAGCCTACAAGGTATAAGGTTCGCTCATCAGGAAACGCGACTGTCGCATTCACACGCGTTAAGTTACAGTCAATTAAGCACAAGCCCGGGCACCATGAAAATGCGCTAAAAATGGCACATCAAATTCATCTCACCGCCCGCTGAACCCTTGTGAGGTACTCGgcagaaaaaaaagatttaGTGGGGCAATCTCTTCAAGTCCCGAGTCGAAATAGAGTATCTTCTCACGTCTCTATCAATCAAACTGCAACCACGTTATGCAATGATATATCCTACTCAATTAAGAGCTTCCGCTCTTTCTCAGCCATTGGCAAGGCTTCATATTGCCCAAAAAAGTTTTGCTCCCGTTTTTGTTCGTGGGAAAGGACTCTCAGCCATTCACCGGGGTATTCGTATGGAATTTGGCAGAACAGAATCTGGTGTATCCGTCTCTCCATTGTCCAAACGTGCAGAGCGGTCTCTCCGTCCAGATCCCTTTGCAGAGAAATTCAAGGCAAGAGCCCACGATGATGGCGGTGGTAACAAGCCAGACAGAGATTGGCGCACAAACCAAAATATGAGGAAGAAAATGAGAAAggcaaaagagaaagagagggagCAGGAGGAGAGAGAAGCAAATGGTACCGCCCGTCGAACGAGGAGGAAGCGATTTGCGGATCCTGAAACTGAATTTGGGAATCAAAGTTTGGTACATCGAATGAAGTATGGCGACCTCAAAGAGGTGGCCAATAGTCTGCAAGTGAAACAACCCGTTCAACCACGTTCTTTCAGGCAAGCTGGGAGAGATCGTGCCCTCGAGTTTGGGGCCCGGGACGAAACTTCACGAAACGAACAACGACCTGAGCGATCACAGCAGCAGTTCGATCGCCCAGTCCGCCAGTTTGACCGTTCCGAGCGTCAATTTGACCGTTCAGATCGTCAGTCTGACCGTTCAGATCGCCAATTTAACCGTCCAGATCGCCAATTTGACCGTTCAGATAGACGACCTGACCGACGGTTCGACAACCCGCCCCAAAGGTTCGATAACTCGGACCGCAGCGCCCCTCGTCGGGATAATGTCCGGAACGATCGATGGAATAGCCAGGACGAAGATTCCAGCGATGTATATGCTGTTGAGCGTGCACAGAGAAATGGAATGATGGCCATGACTGTCAAATACACGACAGCCGCTTCTCAGTTTCTTTATGGTCGATCGGTCGTCAAAGCAGCCTTGGAGCAGAACCGACGAAAACTATACAACCTGTACATCTACGGTGGCGAAAACAGGATAGACAACAAGGACAACACAATCATGACCCGAATGGCAGAGAAGTATGGAGTGCCTATCACGATTGTGCCCACTCACGAGCAACGAATTATGGATAAGATGAGCATGGGACGACCTCATAACGGTTTCGTTCTTGAAGCTTCCCCTCTACCTCAGTTGCCTATCAAGTCGCTCGGCAAGTTAGAGGAGAGCCCTGGACGTCTTGGGTTCCACGTCAACCTAGACTACCAAACCAGAGAAGAGTCAGCAGTCAACGGTACAGATCCGTTCATCCGACGATCCAACGATGTAACACCTAAGCCATTCGTCCTTTTACTTAATGAGATTATGGACCCGGGCAACTTGGGAGGCATCATCCGCACTGCTAGTTATCTTGGTGTGGACGCTGTCTGCATCACTAATCGAGGTTCGTCTACACTCACCCCAGTGGTTCTCAAATCTGCTGTCGGTGCAGTGGAGGAAATTTCGTTATTTACCGTTGACGACCCCGTGAAATTCGTTGAGGAATCTAGCAAAGCTGGTTGGAAGACTTATGCCGCAGTGGCACCACCTGACCGAAAGTTGGTTCGAAGACATGGCGACAAGTTTATCTCTTTGGATTCCATTGAGTCCAGCAGTCCTCTGAACGAACACCCCTGCTTGTTGGTTCTTGGTAATGAGGGCCACGGTCTATCAAAGCCTGTCAAGGTCGCTTCTGACTACGAACTATCGGTTCCTCGATTTGTTCAGGGAAGCTGTGTCG includes:
- a CDS encoding hypothetical protein (BUSCO:2185at5125), which gives rise to MMEIDSMDHDPLEGLMDQDENAIERSLELLRADLLESEQQPPVDTAMDLEVEYPSPNQGSHAREEDQPDENEEDILRIEGDIVDDVNPKPMSKPRVTTSYRVQVVVPEISWEERAQYSFVHSEIVESILGEVHDKKTVDYRVEFTDGRKELKSFTQLVTLENGRAALARFNQGLGPLDIENMASTRKRKYEPEDEWDSEHESIISDHMDIDDEEDEEPVQTKRMRSSRLRSRETTKQLSRSPSRMSDEDELDDLQPEPSRPTRSLRVRQPRQSSNTSFKNGFGSQDQDELHGDIAPASEEEDDDFMPIVVSDINPKKGRPSKARQRMKRLQTMSMRQKALSQRPSRHKSDDSDIEFEAPRRSSRATRNTLNMQDDALMDDESFYVADDRTPGAPKIISVREIFQPLPTESEFATMHMDTCHTCGGSRQRGQIVYCQGCTLSYHKSCIGYRSGREHMVTKVDEDSFVFQCRFCIGVPGKKDGKAPKHDMCQVCKAPGGSCTSFSEKKTSRQEEKLREENGGVDPITPVSPELINNAGNVLFRCVACHRGWHVEHLPGARSGTVGTDLKSERLKDHSVDWHCKECATTRHKIHRLVAWRPTRKDLAKQVPRPTCAEVREDDKEYLIKWDSRSYAHCVWKPGAWVYGVAASAMRVSFGKRDATEDLLKLDEQDAIPDEFLMADIIFNVKTDSSVRKSTREQEMSNLAHVTKIFVKFQGLGYDDVVWDSPPTEDDGEIYASFAEAYYEYVEGKYFKSESQPKIKERVKTYKAAPFEEINSQPAGLTRGKLMGYQIEGVNWLLGNYHSGRSVVLADEMGLGKTVQVVGLVTSLVQDSPKCWPFLIVVPNATCPNWRREFKQWVPELRVVAYHGGREPQALAYKYELFPNGSTDMKAHVVIMSYDSAQDPATKNLFKSINWAGLVVDEGQRLKNDENLLYGALRSMRIPFRLLLTGTPLQNNKRELFNLLQFIDDKQNAAELDQEYEVLDKETLPKLHNKIRPYFLRRTKAGVLKFLPPMTQIILPVTMTVIQEKLSKSIMAKNPELIKAMFSNSKMNKKERGSLNNILMQLRKCLCHPFMYSEAIEERHHDPTVLQRNLVEASAKLLLLQVMLPKLQERGHRVLIFSQFLQQLDIIEDFLGGLGYDYRRLDGSISSLEKQRRIDAFNAPDSPIFAFLLSTRAGGVGINLATADTVIILDPDFNPHQDIQALSRAHRIGQKKKVLCFQLMTTDSVEERIMQIGKKKMALDHALIESMDDDDLAGDDLESILKHGAQALFNDDYEKKSIHYDSAAVDALLDRTDEPETKADDGTSFSYAKVWSNDKSGFEAGLATEEMAEPEAINSSVWDRILAQREAEAMRQAEANREVLGRGGRRRQAINYKTEAVNNPVPGDPEADSADSSDDFAGGDSGDESEDDPSVPKGAEADAILELQNPKARDKKGQQLYRQQVENGSQPRQKPTVKQQQQKYWQTWENGGSQNTNQQGRGQETGIAIPTPNPYQKAGGQVIPGGSIDLARYTVGNHIYQGNNAPPVPHQRVLVTQSHHPPLNQIISFRSDGLKSEAEVRLALDFVHHSNSDMGTKETQKALLMNRLKSLTPEKASQHT
- a CDS encoding hypothetical protein (BUSCO:30387at5125), which translates into the protein MKYGDLKEVANSLQVKQPVQPRSFRQAGRDRALEFGARDETSRNEQRPERSQQQFDRPVRQFDRSERQFDRSDRQSDRSDRQFNRPDRQFDRSDRRPDRRFDNPPQRFDNSDRSAPRRDNVRNDRWNSQDEDSSDVYAVERAQRNGMMAMTVKYTTAASQFLYGRSVVKAALEQNRRKLYNLYIYGGENRIDNKDNTIMTRMAEKYGVPITIVPTHEQRIMDKMSMGRPHNGFVLEASPLPQLPIKSLGKLEESPGRLGFHVNLDYQTREESAVNGTDPFIRRSNDVTPKPFVLLLNEIMDPGNLGGIIRTASYLGVDAVCITNRGSSTLTPVVLKSAVGAVEEISLFTVDDPVKFVEESSKAGWKTYAAVAPPDRKLVRRHGDKFISLDSIESSSPLNEHPCLLVLGNEGHGLSKPVKVASDYELSVPRFVQGSCVDSLNVSVAAGLLCHAFVKEPVAEVKYEPIEQKTEAQIVESTEVESTAAAAETNTQPAEQGQVESVTISEQTETKTEEAEVNTEEKEADSEGNDKKVEQSNETMF